A stretch of Lathyrus oleraceus cultivar Zhongwan6 chromosome 6, CAAS_Psat_ZW6_1.0, whole genome shotgun sequence DNA encodes these proteins:
- the LOC127092288 gene encoding uncharacterized protein LOC127092288: MDLRVLAAFSLVTLVHLINLASSYPIKNNLPSEFVQKSKLEDKAIYGSKMEGGGTHGGGGHGGQSHGGGAVIPVYAAGAANKNHQSPNHRSAAGCNLNKINFSSLLMTILVSPFVLLCLLT, from the exons ATGGATTTGAGAGTACTAGCAGCTTTTTCTCTTGTAACTTTGGTCCATCTCATCAATCTTGCTTCTTCTTATCCCATTAAGAACAACTTGCCTTCAG AGTTTGTGCAGAAGAGCAAGTTAGAAGATAAGGCAATATATGGAAGTAAGATGGAAGGAGGTGGTACTCATGGAGGAGGAGGTCATGGTGGCCAATCACACGGAGGAGGAGCAGTTATACCTGTTTATGCAGCCGGGGCTGCAAATAAAAATCACCAGTCTCCCAATCATCGTAGTGCTGCCGGCTGCAACCTCAACAAAATCAACTTTTCATCCTTGCTTATGACGATACTTGTCTCTCCTTTCGTGCTGCTTTGTTTGTTAACATAG
- the LOC127092287 gene encoding ribonuclease H2 subunit A, with protein sequence MGSEAMVPEWASEPCIMGIDEAGRGPVLGPMVYGCLYCPLSYKKTLATLSFADSKTLKEEKREELFEALKGNDSIGWAVDVIDPKELSAKMLKKNKINLNEISHDSAMGLVDRVLKIGVLLTEVYIDTVGDPGKYEAKMTKNFPSIKFVVAKKADSLYPVVSGASIAAKVTRDRAVRDWVLDETADNIHRNFGSGYPADPATKSWLENHKHSIFGFPTLVRFSWGTCSTYFKSGAEVLWESDLDEDGGGGGNNSNGKRQLKLNNMGFTTSKKRSEEIESSGKGRSRFFQARKLEHLTHF encoded by the exons ATGGGATCCGAAGCTATGGTTCCAGAATGGGCATCGGAGCCTTGCATAATGGGAATCGACGAAGCCGGAAGAGGTCCCGTTCTTGGTCCTATGGTCTATGGCTGTTTATACTGTCCTCTCTCCTACAAGAAAACCCTAGCTACTTTGAGTTTCGCAG ATTCTAAGACTCTGAAGGAAGAGAAGAGGGAGGAATTATTTGAAGCTTTGAAAGGCAACGATTCTATTGGATGGGCTGTTGATGTCATTGATCCAAAGGAACTCTCTGCTAAAATGCTCAAGAA GAATAAGATAAACTTGAATGAGATATCACATGACTCTGCTATGGGCCTTGTTGATCGGGTCCTCAAAATCGGAGTGCTTCTAACTGAG GTTTATATTGATACGGTCGGAGATCCAGGGAAATATGAAGCAAAGATGACTAAAAATTTCCCATCTATCAAATTTGTGGTGGCTAAGAAAGCTGATAGTCTTTATCCTGTTGTCAGTGGTGCAAGTATAGCTGCAAAG GTTACGAGGGACCGAGCTGTAAGAGATTGGGTGCTCGATGAGACTGCTGATAACATACACAGGAACTTTGGTTCTGGATATCCTGCAG ATCCCGCAACCAAGTCTTGGCTAGAAAATCACAAACATTCTATCTTCGGTTTTCCAACATTGGTTCGGTTTAGTTGGGGAACTTGCAGCACTTATTTTAAAAGTGGTGCTGAAGTTTTATG GGAGTCTGACTTGGATGAAGACGGCGGCGGCGGCGGCAATAATAGTAATGGCAAACGGCAATTGAAATTGAACAATATGGGTTTCACCACATCCAAGAAGAGAAGTGAAGAAATAGAATCAAGTGGTAAAGGCCGTTCTAGGTTTTTTCAGGCCCGGAAACTTGAGCATCTCACTCATTTCTAA